Proteins encoded in a region of the Pirellulales bacterium genome:
- a CDS encoding ROK family protein → MFLGIEIGGTKLQLGVGERSGPPLAKLVRLDVHAENGAPGIIEQIRNAARPLVAGHAIERIGVGFGGPIAADGRHIVTSHQVAGWNGFPLAEWCEKEFSAPTVLGNDADLGGLAEAHYGAGRGLDPIFYITVGTGIGGGFIVDGHVYRGSGHGAAEIGHLRPGLDANDDHETVESRAAGPGIVATVRRMMAQAQIADLDDLNGRTGNDLELLTAKIVGEAAVAGNQLALAGLAESRQVLGWAIAQVITLLSPAAVVIGGGVSLLGEEYFYVPLRRDVERYVFPPFRGTYQILPAQLGEEMVVYGAVALAAENDSLGNREAGQIRRIVR, encoded by the coding sequence ATGTTTCTCGGCATTGAAATCGGCGGCACGAAGTTGCAGTTGGGCGTGGGCGAGCGCAGCGGGCCGCCGCTCGCGAAACTCGTGCGACTGGACGTACACGCCGAGAATGGGGCGCCGGGGATCATCGAGCAGATTCGCAACGCGGCGCGACCGCTTGTCGCGGGACACGCGATCGAGCGGATTGGCGTAGGCTTCGGTGGCCCGATTGCGGCCGATGGCCGGCATATCGTGACCAGTCACCAGGTCGCCGGATGGAACGGCTTTCCACTCGCCGAGTGGTGCGAGAAGGAATTTAGCGCTCCGACGGTTTTGGGAAACGACGCCGATCTGGGTGGGCTGGCCGAAGCGCATTACGGTGCGGGGCGTGGGCTGGATCCGATCTTCTATATCACCGTCGGTACCGGCATCGGCGGCGGTTTCATCGTCGATGGGCACGTCTATCGCGGCAGTGGACACGGCGCGGCCGAGATCGGACACCTGCGGCCAGGGCTGGACGCGAACGATGATCATGAAACGGTCGAATCGCGCGCGGCAGGCCCAGGCATCGTGGCGACGGTCCGACGGATGATGGCCCAGGCACAGATCGCCGACCTCGATGATCTGAACGGGCGAACGGGCAACGATCTCGAACTGCTGACGGCCAAAATTGTCGGCGAGGCGGCCGTGGCCGGCAACCAACTCGCGCTCGCGGGGCTGGCGGAGTCGCGACAGGTGCTGGGGTGGGCGATTGCCCAAGTCATTACGCTGTTGTCGCCGGCGGCGGTGGTGATCGGCGGTGGCGTGTCGCTCTTGGGCGAAGAGTATTTCTACGTGCCGCTACGACGAGACGTCGAGCGGTACGTCTTTCCGCCCTTTCGTGGCACGTACCAGATTCTGCCGGCGCAACTCGGCGAAGAAATGGTCGTCTACGGCGCCGTTGCGCTTGCGGCGGAAAACGATTCACTAGGAAATCGTGAAGCCGGTCAGATACGGAGAATCGTCCGGTAG
- a CDS encoding polymorphic toxin-type HINT domain-containing protein, whose product MRATQGQACAAGRFFSKSLSSKLLLSELRAIRFERRPLLGLRTGFLKPSLAFRAGMGLLLAASVAFFVSYPRAHAAEQQTDSSEAAQFVRQALTAEATGDATGRTHYLAKALAADPDYAPAHWQLGEVRQNGTWIGAEELPRDRYFGERLKEYRRKIDGTRHSLGDQLILARYCRNAGLQDQERLHYSVALLINPELKEARDHLQLVDFHGTQVLPAQATMLEAREHMLDVTVHHWMPRIDELCKSINGDELAARSSGFEALSTIRDREAIPALEGASRNNTGTVGRAVVASLSGMRGQEATDSLVRHAVLAQDDAVRQAAIDGLRPRSLYASVPMLLNYLQLPVEVRFDTFFLADHRPAHRLTMFQEGQSRDMKFVSQGATKRDVSITGKTGAMRVNNTPDPTLGRDLGLAQAAQQFNGTQVEVNARTAVALRNTTGEDLSDDPKAWWEWWASHNEMYRPTERPVSYLQQSSITPVQIRYHSCFVAGTTVWTIAGQVPIERIKVGEFVLAQNVETGELTYKPVLATTVGPKIRDLVEITAGGETIRATYGHLFWVSGVGWKMAKELEPGELLHTTHGPVVIDNIEKQGMAVCHNLIVAEFNTYFVTDQAFLVHDINVRGPTMATVPGLIDEAEDVVSTSP is encoded by the coding sequence ATGCGTGCGACGCAGGGACAAGCGTGTGCGGCAGGCCGATTCTTTTCGAAGTCGCTCTCTTCGAAGCTGCTGCTTTCGGAGTTGCGGGCGATCCGTTTTGAACGTCGCCCCTTGCTGGGGTTGCGGACTGGATTCTTAAAACCCTCACTGGCGTTTCGCGCTGGTATGGGACTGCTTCTAGCAGCGAGTGTCGCTTTTTTTGTTAGCTATCCGCGCGCTCACGCCGCAGAGCAGCAAACTGATTCGTCAGAAGCCGCGCAATTCGTCCGGCAAGCGTTGACGGCCGAGGCTACTGGGGATGCCACAGGGCGAACGCATTATCTCGCCAAGGCGCTAGCGGCCGATCCAGACTATGCGCCAGCGCATTGGCAACTGGGCGAGGTGCGGCAGAACGGCACGTGGATAGGTGCCGAGGAGCTGCCGCGCGATCGCTACTTCGGCGAGCGTTTGAAAGAATATCGGCGGAAGATCGACGGTACGCGACACTCGCTCGGTGATCAGCTCATTCTGGCTCGCTATTGTCGTAACGCAGGATTGCAGGACCAGGAACGGCTGCATTACTCGGTCGCGCTACTGATAAATCCTGAACTGAAGGAGGCGCGTGACCATCTGCAGTTGGTTGATTTTCATGGGACGCAAGTTCTGCCCGCGCAGGCGACGATGCTCGAAGCCAGGGAACATATGCTTGATGTAACGGTTCATCATTGGATGCCGCGCATCGATGAACTTTGTAAATCGATCAATGGCGACGAACTGGCCGCGCGAAGCAGCGGATTCGAAGCACTCTCGACAATTCGAGATCGTGAGGCGATACCGGCCCTGGAGGGAGCGTCGCGGAACAACACGGGGACTGTGGGCAGGGCGGTCGTGGCCAGCCTGTCAGGAATGCGCGGACAGGAGGCCACGGATTCGCTCGTGCGGCATGCCGTTCTGGCACAAGATGACGCCGTTCGGCAGGCGGCGATCGACGGATTGCGTCCGCGCTCGCTATACGCCTCGGTCCCCATGCTGCTCAACTATCTGCAATTGCCGGTGGAAGTTCGCTTCGACACATTCTTCCTCGCCGACCATCGGCCAGCCCACCGATTGACGATGTTTCAGGAAGGGCAATCGCGGGACATGAAATTCGTTTCGCAGGGGGCTACTAAGCGTGACGTCAGCATCACCGGTAAAACGGGCGCAATGCGTGTGAACAATACGCCGGACCCGACGCTTGGACGCGATCTTGGCCTGGCGCAAGCGGCTCAGCAATTCAACGGAACCCAGGTCGAAGTCAACGCGCGGACAGCGGTGGCGCTACGCAACACGACGGGCGAGGACCTATCCGACGATCCGAAGGCGTGGTGGGAATGGTGGGCGAGCCATAATGAGATGTATCGCCCCACCGAGCGCCCGGTCAGCTACTTACAGCAGAGCTCGATCACGCCGGTACAGATCCGTTATCACTCGTGTTTCGTGGCCGGCACCACGGTCTGGACAATCGCCGGGCAAGTGCCGATCGAACGAATCAAGGTCGGCGAGTTCGTGCTGGCACAGAATGTCGAAACGGGCGAGCTCACGTACAAGCCTGTTTTAGCCACGACCGTGGGGCCCAAGATACGCGACCTCGTCGAGATTACGGCCGGTGGCGAAACGATTCGCGCCACTTACGGACATCTGTTCTGGGTATCAGGCGTCGGCTGGAAGATGGCCAAGGAGCTTGAGCCTGGTGAGTTGCTGCACACGACGCACGGGCCGGTCGTCATCGACAATATCGAAAAGCAAGGGATGGCCGTGTGTCACAACTTGATCGTGGCCGAGTTCAATACGTACTTTGTCACGGATCAGGCCTTCCTGGTACACGACATCAACGTGCGCGGGCCAACGATGGCCACCGTGCCGGGGTTGATCGACGAGGCCGAGGATGTGGTGTCGACGTCGCCGTGA
- a CDS encoding WD40 repeat domain-containing protein: protein MACLFLSVLAVEQLQASEVDGDEDPLPPGVIARLGTKRYRPTHSALAVVFLPGTHTSSMLTTGGAFERWDAETGRIERSIRILNSGDEQFTRAVATSDGRFFATRGMTFRKDGQRPLWWLAIVEADTGRERLRINIEEFHGEGVALSADGRTIAADGFVDGESKLCVFDVATRSEIARRGIGKKKVRSMAFSPDAETIGVGSDDGIVRLWKWQLEEEPREVDVCHNPRQSVLVLSLAFSPEDSTLAVGAYQSEQLGVFVVPLAAPEQKRGLSVEDVNFWHPKSVAFSRDGRLLAAPINGSNARGGVAVWEAATGKVAHRFEVPMSNYTSLAFSRDGTRLAAASDWDTRMAVWDLATGKRMGEELPGHTLPPGILKFTPDDDLLISSGDDGTLRVWDVASGKQTRVTTIDNGNFDVCWIRAMDVSADGAMVAASILDNSIRVWSIASGSELWRSPGHGKTGGCRALRFLPDGKVLASWGDDLRLRRWDTGSGKLLTERPTEPDGVKLPKPGAVFGGAPSLGYGLFSRDGSRLIMQFGNSTHELDTSSGAEIARFPSGAPGAPLSVALSPEGQMLLEQRWFGPQAVDHPVALTNIADGKVVGRASLPGRHGGPVAFSNDGRLAAVGSYEEDPYVQILSVPDLKELAKLSGLTSRPHAVEFSRSGKSLAVSTAGGSILLWQLESR, encoded by the coding sequence TCTGCCTGGCACGCACACCAGTTCGATGTTGACCACCGGCGGCGCTTTCGAGCGTTGGGATGCCGAAACGGGGCGCATCGAACGCTCGATTCGCATCCTTAATTCAGGCGACGAACAATTTACGCGAGCCGTGGCAACTTCTGACGGTCGATTCTTCGCCACTCGCGGTATGACGTTTCGCAAGGATGGTCAACGACCGCTATGGTGGCTGGCGATCGTCGAAGCCGACACCGGACGTGAGCGGCTGCGAATCAACATCGAGGAATTTCACGGCGAGGGTGTCGCCCTCTCCGCGGACGGACGCACGATTGCGGCTGATGGGTTTGTCGACGGGGAGTCGAAGCTATGTGTCTTTGACGTCGCCACTCGCTCTGAGATTGCCAGGCGTGGCATCGGCAAGAAGAAAGTGCGCTCGATGGCATTTTCGCCGGATGCTGAAACCATTGGCGTCGGCTCGGACGACGGAATCGTGCGACTGTGGAAATGGCAGCTAGAGGAAGAGCCACGCGAGGTCGACGTCTGCCATAACCCGCGACAATCCGTATTGGTTCTCTCTTTAGCGTTCTCGCCCGAGGATTCAACGCTCGCCGTTGGGGCTTATCAATCCGAACAACTGGGCGTGTTCGTCGTTCCTTTAGCAGCTCCTGAGCAGAAGCGGGGGCTATCGGTTGAAGATGTGAATTTCTGGCACCCAAAATCCGTAGCGTTTTCGCGGGACGGACGATTGCTCGCTGCGCCGATCAACGGCAGCAACGCGCGGGGTGGCGTTGCCGTTTGGGAAGCCGCCACGGGCAAGGTCGCACATCGGTTCGAGGTGCCGATGTCGAACTACACGAGCCTGGCTTTTTCACGCGATGGCACCCGGCTTGCCGCTGCAAGCGATTGGGATACGCGAATGGCAGTATGGGATCTGGCGACGGGTAAACGCATGGGCGAGGAATTGCCAGGACATACGCTGCCGCCGGGCATCTTAAAATTCACGCCCGACGACGACCTGCTGATTTCGTCCGGAGATGACGGCACATTGCGAGTGTGGGACGTGGCAAGCGGCAAACAAACTCGCGTTACGACAATCGATAATGGGAACTTTGACGTCTGTTGGATTCGAGCCATGGACGTTTCCGCTGACGGTGCAATGGTCGCCGCGTCCATACTAGACAACAGTATTCGTGTTTGGAGTATTGCATCGGGGAGTGAATTATGGCGAAGTCCAGGGCATGGCAAAACCGGCGGGTGTCGGGCGCTTCGATTTCTACCTGACGGCAAAGTACTCGCGTCTTGGGGAGACGATCTGCGCTTGCGCCGCTGGGATACCGGATCAGGCAAGCTGCTAACAGAGCGGCCCACGGAGCCGGACGGAGTAAAATTGCCGAAGCCCGGGGCTGTATTCGGAGGCGCACCTTCGCTCGGATACGGACTATTCTCTAGAGACGGCTCTCGGCTGATCATGCAATTCGGTAACAGCACACACGAGTTAGATACTTCGTCGGGGGCCGAGATCGCGAGATTTCCAAGCGGAGCGCCAGGTGCGCCACTGTCCGTTGCATTGTCGCCCGAGGGGCAAATGTTACTCGAGCAACGATGGTTCGGCCCGCAAGCGGTTGATCACCCTGTAGCCCTGACCAACATTGCCGATGGCAAGGTCGTGGGCCGAGCATCGCTCCCGGGAAGGCATGGAGGGCCGGTGGCCTTCTCGAACGATGGTCGACTGGCAGCCGTTGGTTCCTATGAGGAGGATCCTTATGTGCAAATTCTATCGGTCCCAGACCTGAAGGAACTGGCGAAACTGAGCGGTCTGACGAGCCGTCCGCATGCGGTGGAATTTTCTCGCTCAGGGAAGAGCCTCGCGGTTTCGACCGCCGGCGGAAGTATCCTGCTGTGGCAGTTGGAATCGCGATAG